A portion of the Candidatus Cetobacterium colombiensis genome contains these proteins:
- a CDS encoding IS91 family transposase, producing the protein MNKNTKPLKYIFENHFHQTWNNIKHKFPKNLHSSIWNNVSKFLDCGDISRGYTAFKCNQCSHMHIVGFSCKSRFCSSCGKIYAENWALNLKEQLFDVQHIHAVFSLPTGFCRDFFFSHRFKLQDLAKAAYQSLKYVFKKSGIHSFGAIVNIHTFSRNLDWNPHIHCIFTYGGYKKNDQWKELKSIPYPVLKKSWQKCSLDIIANFAKINNNINLKNKISLCYRKYNDGFYVKSDKKINNIFEIAKYIGRYLARPAIAEYRITDITDSSVRFWYQKPDSPKKIFLTLPMTQFIGRLLAHIPPKNFKMIRRFGLYSRRYKNKKPKKIKLFKGKISWAERIFKTFKTNCKC; encoded by the coding sequence ATGAATAAAAATACTAAACCTTTAAAATATATCTTTGAAAATCATTTCCATCAAACTTGGAATAATATTAAACATAAATTCCCTAAAAACCTTCACTCTTCTATCTGGAATAATGTTTCCAAATTTTTAGATTGTGGCGATATTTCGCGAGGATATACTGCTTTTAAATGCAATCAATGCTCGCATATGCATATTGTTGGTTTTTCTTGTAAATCTAGATTTTGCTCTTCTTGCGGTAAAATCTATGCTGAAAATTGGGCACTTAATCTTAAAGAACAACTCTTTGATGTTCAACATATTCATGCTGTTTTTTCTTTACCTACTGGATTTTGTAGAGATTTCTTCTTTTCCCATCGGTTTAAACTTCAAGATCTTGCTAAAGCTGCTTATCAGTCTCTTAAATATGTATTTAAAAAATCTGGTATCCATTCTTTTGGAGCTATTGTTAATATTCATACATTTTCAAGAAATCTTGATTGGAATCCTCATATTCATTGTATTTTTACTTATGGTGGATATAAAAAAAATGATCAATGGAAAGAACTTAAATCTATTCCATACCCCGTGCTTAAAAAATCTTGGCAAAAATGTTCACTAGATATTATCGCAAACTTTGCTAAAATTAATAATAATATAAATTTAAAAAATAAAATTTCTTTGTGTTATCGTAAATACAACGATGGATTCTATGTAAAGTCTGATAAAAAAATTAATAATATTTTTGAAATTGCTAAATATATTGGACGATATCTCGCGCGTCCTGCAATAGCTGAATATAGGATTACTGATATTACGGACTCCTCTGTTAGATTTTGGTATCAAAAACCTGACTCTCCAAAGAAAATATTTCTAACTCTTCCCATGACTCAATTTATTGGAAGATTATTAGCACATATTCCACCTAAAAACTTTAAAATGATTAGAAGATTTGGGCTATATTCTAGAAGATATAAAAATAAAAAACCCAAGAAAATTAAGCTTTTTAAAGGCAAAATTTCTTGGGCTGAACGTATTTTTAAAACCTTTAAGACGAATTGTAAATGTTAA
- a CDS encoding Fic family protein, producing MSWWKNYKEDFILMLEYIESIKKRSDLTPFFKDYRTETMIRMVFESNTIENEGLDLTGTKRLFSEIFQPSFIKFESSKPTYKKDIDITKSIIEDIKKLTENLDITDFNDNKLVIYKDKKKEFITTLNHLTLISAIDIIFRKSENKAIDYNNLFNSENLKDFHNILSKGLDNNNNGLPGEYRIDGACIDMDTIFLQPSLISEAVEKSIRDLLVKLKSGSNIYLETMLFVAKFIKIHPFGDCNGRLFRIILNLSFLYSDVPFYLIFRSNSRDKKRYDRTFRII from the coding sequence ATGTCTTGGTGGAAAAATTATAAAGAAGATTTTATATTGATGTTAGAATATATTGAATCTATAAAAAAAAGAAGTGATTTGACTCCTTTCTTTAAGGATTATAGAACAGAAACTATGATAAGAATGGTTTTTGAAAGTAATACCATTGAAAATGAAGGGTTAGATCTAACTGGTACCAAAAGATTATTCTCTGAAATATTTCAACCATCTTTCATAAAATTTGAAAGTAGTAAACCAACTTATAAAAAAGATATTGATATTACTAAATCTATAATAGAAGATATAAAGAAGTTAACAGAAAATTTAGATATAACAGATTTTAATGACAATAAATTAGTTATATATAAAGATAAGAAAAAAGAGTTTATAACTACTTTAAATCACCTAACTTTAATTTCTGCTATAGATATTATCTTTAGAAAAAGTGAAAATAAAGCAATAGACTATAATAATCTATTTAATTCAGAAAATTTAAAAGATTTTCATAATATATTAAGTAAAGGATTAGATAACAATAATAATGGACTTCCTGGAGAGTATAGAATTGATGGAGCTTGTATAGATATGGATACAATATTTTTACAACCCTCTTTAATTTCAGAAGCAGTAGAAAAATCAATAAGAGATCTTTTAGTTAAATTAAAAAGTGGAAGTAATATCTATTTAGAAACAATGCTATTTGTTGCTAAATTTATTAAAATTCATCCTTTTGGTGACTGTAATGGAAGATTATTTCGAATAATTTTAAATTTATCTTTCTTATATAGTGATGTTCCATTTTACTTAATATTTAGAAGTAACTCTAGAGATAAGAAAAGATATGATAGAACCTTTAGAATTATCTAA